A region from the Triticum aestivum cultivar Chinese Spring chromosome 3D, IWGSC CS RefSeq v2.1, whole genome shotgun sequence genome encodes:
- the LOC123075630 gene encoding uncharacterized protein, producing MASWGVTPKIMRCNGGTGFSKQPEEEDRFSMLMDDILISILGRLDLRTAARMSVLSTWWRRLPWLLPELNIDVKDFLPIPRPNPIEAMDMDKAMASLTKATRSFLVNRHGESSSISTLHLKIYLVNDSLCEAGPLIGDAVESGLLKDLDLAILYKRDIWACSEEGMLQRGQPIDGFFSDYPVVLHCLTRLSLYTVRFEKLDMHHVLFDCCKQLKHLALSHCDVGAHSLFKIDAPNSKLLVLELTYCRFEILELVCLPKLEKLRCNTWVSRHAPLAFILVPSLGELELSCDAIHGQSEFKLSELLQGTTCIHTLTLGFKGENVSCGSSPPSIHILFPFFVPFLYSLCCDNFQKYIVHMFMHDKESTYIYLIFSSM from the exons ATGGCTTCCTGGGGAGTCACTCCTAAGATTATGAGGTGCAACGGGGGCACTGGATTCTCCAAG CAGCCAGAAGAGGAAGATAGATTCAGCATGCTGATGGATGACATTTTAATCTCCATCTTGGGGAGACTCGATCTAAGAACAGCTGCAAGGATGAGCGTTTTGTCCACATGGTGGAGGCGCCTTCCTTGGTTGCTGCCCGAGCTCAATATTGATGTCAAAGATTTCTTACCAATTCCACGCCCCAACCCTATTGAGGCGATGGATATGGACAAAGCAATGGCATCTCTAACCAAGGCAACTAGGAGTTTCTTGGTTAACCGACATGGCGAATCCAGCAGCATCTCAACTCTGCACCTTAAGATCTACCTGGTCAACGATTCCTTGTGCGAAGCTGGCCCACTAATAGGTGACGCAGTGGAGAGTGGTTTGCTGAAAGATTTGGACCTTGCCATTCTTTACAAGAGAGATATCTGGGCTTGCAGTGAGGAGGGTATGCTACAGCGAGGCCAACCAATAGATGGTTTTTTCAGTGACTATCCTGTTGTGCTCCATTGCCTCACAAGGCTTTCTCTATACACTGTACGCTTTGAGAAATTGGACATGCACCATGTCTTGTTTGACTGCTGCAAGCAACTGAAGCATCTAGCCCTTTCTCATTGTGATGTTGGCGCTCACTCTCTATTTAAGATTGATGCACCCAATTCAAAACTCCTTGTTCTAGAACTCACCTATTGTCGTTTTGAGATACTTGAGTTGGTCTGCCTTCCAAAATTGGAGAAGCTCAGATGTAACACTTGGGTGTCTCGCCATGCTCCTTTGGCCTTTATTTTGGTCCCGTCTCTTGGGGAACTAGAACTCTCATGCGATGCAATACATGGTCAAAGTGAATTTAAATTAAGTGAGCTTCTACAAGGAACGACTTGTATACATACTCTCACATTGGGTTTCAAAGGAGAAAACGTAAGTTGTGGTTCATCTCCGCCAAGTATTCacattctttttcccttttttgttcCCTTTTTGTATTCACTATGTTGTGACAACTTTCAGAAATACATTGTACATATGTTTATGCATGATAAAGAATCCACATATATTTATTTGATATTCTCATCAATGTGA
- the LOC123080700 gene encoding probable calcium-binding protein CML35 — MKLSMQSLARKLSIPSPKRGKKQQQQQDGGKRGISRSEAPSFASASSSSTTSSSSEDALPRASTPRSVLPAEISRRELEAVLRRLGHEEPSDDELDAVAAIAAAGEAGPEDELMEAFNVFDADGDGRITAEELRGVLLAILGGEADGCSLDDCRRMIGGVDADGDGFVGFQDFARMMMVSTTAAAATTSAGPRFL, encoded by the coding sequence ATGAAGCTCTCCATGCAGTCGCTGGCCCGGAAGCTCTCCATCCCGTCGCCCAAGCGgggcaagaagcagcagcagcagcaggacggCGGCAAGCGCGGCATCTCCCGGAGCGAGGCGCCGTCGTTCGCGtcggcgtcctcctcctccaccacctcgtcctcctccgagGACGCGCTGCCGCGGGCGTCGACGCCGCGGTCGGTGCTGCCCGCGGAGATCTCGCGGCGGGAGCTGGAGGCCGTGCTCCGGCGGCTGGGCCACGAGGAGCCCTCCGACGACGAGCTCGACGCCGTggcggccatcgccgccgccgggGAGGCCGGCCCCGAGGACGAGCTGATGGAGGCGTTCAACGTGTTCGACGCCGACGGCGACGGCCGCATCACCGCCGAGGAGCTCCGCGGCGTGCTGCTCGCCATCCTCGGCGGCGAGGCGGACGGGTGCAGCCTCGACGACTGCCGCCGCATGATCGGCGGCGTCGACGCCGACGGCGACGGCTTCGTCGGCTTCCAGGACTTCGCGCGCATGATGATGGTGTccaccacggcggcggcggccaccaCCTCGGCCGGCCCGAGATTCCTCTGA